The genomic interval CATTGCAAAATCTCCGTTCACTTGATGTTGTAGTCGAGGTTCATCGCCTGGCCGCGCCGGTTCAGCGAGATGTTGAGCTTGTCGGCGGTGCGGAGCCGCGCGTAGGCCTCGAGCGCTTTCTCGGGGCTCGCGATGTCGAAGCCGTTGATCGACTGGAGACGGTCGCCGTTCTCCATGCCGAGGGTGCCGAGCAGCGTGTCGGGGCGCACGCCGAAGAGGCGGATGCCCACCACCTTGCCGTTCTCTTGCTCGGGCACGATGCGCGCTTGGCGCATGAGGTCGGCTTGGTTCTCGAGGATCTTGTCGACCACACCTCGGTCGACGTTGAACTCGGTGGCGCTCACGCGCACGATGCCGTTCTTGATGGCCGGGTCGACTCCGGACGGCCCGCCTGTCGTGGGCGCAGGGGTCGACGGTTGCGCGGCGACGGGCTTAGGCGCCTCCGGCCCGCCCTGGAAGAGACCGATCTGGCAGAGCGTCGAGCCGGTCTGGAGCCACACGCGATCCCAGCCGATGAAATGGACCGTCTTGCCGGCGATCTCCCCGCCACGGCGGCGGAGCTGGCTCTTCGGATCGGTCCCCGAGGTCATCGCCGCGAACGACCAGTCCGGATCCGACGAGGCGGTGATGACGAGCACCTTCACGCCGTCGCACCGCGGAGCGTTCA from Myxococcales bacterium carries:
- a CDS encoding general secretion pathway protein GspC codes for the protein MAVDQLIKKNFWAVLLVPIGALAFVSAKTVTAVAGALFLSPDEKQLTTPPLVSKTAPLPSSTSRTTSADVILSRNPFDHVTGALNAPPPVEAQPAAALDTSDPMNAPRCDGVKVLVITASSDPDWSFAAMTSGTDPKSQLRRRGGEIAGKTVHFIGWDRVWLQTGSTLCQIGLFQGGPEAPKPVAAQPSTPAPTTGGPSGVDPAIKNGIVRVSATEFNVDRGVVDKILENQADLMRQARIVPEQENGKVVGIRLFGVRPDTLLGTLGMENGDRLQSINGFDIASPEKALEAYARLRTADKLNISLNRRGQAMNLDYNIK